The DNA segment CGGCTGTGCGAAGAAGCGGGCGCGAGACGGCGGCCAGCACCACGGCGAGGAGGGCCGCTGCCGCCAGCGCGTAGGAGGGAAGGGGCCTGTCGGCTGTCGTGTCGGTGATCCAGTCGGTGAGGTTGTCGACGCGGGCGCTGTAGTCGGGGCCCGGATGGGGGCAGCCGGGGCCGGTGCTGACGACCGCCACCAGGGCGAGCGGCTTCTCGCGGAAGTACGGGCCGCCCGAGTCGTGCGGGCAGGGGCTGGTGTCGGGGCGCGGAGAGCGGCCCGAGGCTTCCAGGGTCACCGGATCGACGTGGCCGACGGTGAACAGGCCGGTCTGCATCCGCCGGGCCGGCGTGCCGTCGCCGAGGAGACCGAAACCGGTCAGGCGCAGCACCTCGCCGCCGGTCGGGGAAGCGGTGGCGAGCGGGATCGGGGTGATACCGGTGACCGGATCGGCGAGTTCGGCCAGTGCCACGTCGGTGTGATCGGCCTGGTGTACGTCGACGACCGTCACCTCGTACCCCGCATCGCTCTGCACATCCGTGCGTCCGATGATCGCCGTGGTCTGCTCGGCGACGGTCCGGCTGACCCGGTCACCCGAGGCGTCCCGGAAGCAGTGACCGGCGGTGATCACCCAGCGGGGTGCGATCAGCGCGCCCGAGCAGGAGCTGTCGCGGGTGCCGCCGCCGTCGGCCGGCAACCCGGTCATGGTCAGCAGGACCGAGAACGCATAGGCGCCGGTACGGGCATCCTCGCCGCCGGCGATCGCCGCGGCCGGCTGAGGGGCTGCGAAGACGGTGGTCAGGACGGCCAGGAGAGCGAAGAGTCCGCGCATGCCGCCCAGAATCGCCGCCGAGCCGTTCGCCCGATGTCAGAGGCTTCTTTATCCGCAGCTGACGGAAAGTGTGCGAATCTGACCCGGCGGCGGGGGAGGGGACGAGGAATGCGCGTGCTGGTGGCCGACGACGAGCAACTGCTGGCCGACACGGTGGCCCAGGGGTTGCGGCGTCTCTCCATGGCGGTCGACGTGGTCTACGACGGCGACGCCGCGTTCGAACGGCTGGGCGTCAATCGCTACGACGTGGCGGTCCTCGATCGGGACATGCCCGGCCGTACCGGCGATGATCTCTGCCGGTGGATCGTCGAGTCGCTGGACAACACCAAGATCCTCCTGTTGACCGCGGCGGCCGGGATCCGGGACCGGGTCGAAGGGCTCGGGCTCGGCGCCGACGACTACCTGACCAAGCCGTTCGCGTTCGCCGAGCTGGCCGCCCGGGTGCAGGCGCTGTCCCGCCGATCGGCCGCGGCGCTGCCGCCGGTGCTGGAACAGGACGGGATCGTGCTGGACAGCACCCGGCACACGGCCTCCCGGGACGGCGATCTGCTTTCGCTGTCGTCGAAGGAGTTCGCGGTCCTGCACGTGCTGCTGCGCGCCGGCGGGCGGGTGGTCAGTTCCGAGGAGCTGCTGGAACAGGCGTGGGATGAGCATGCGGACCCCTTCACCAACACGGTACGGATGACAGTGATGACCTTGCGCCGGAAACTCGGGGATCCGCCCGTGCTGCACACGGTCCGCAGGGCCGGCTACCGGCTCGGCGTATGAGCCGGCGCATCCTGCTGCTCTGCGGGCTGTTGCTGGCCGGCGGCCAGCTGGCCCGGCCGGTCGCCGAGTGGCTGCTCACGTTCTGGTTCCAGTTCGGCCCGCCGTGGTGCCTGACCGAGCCCGGCCGGGTTCCGGACGGCGGCCCCTGCCTGGTGCTCTACAAGTATCCGAGCCTGGTCCACTACATCGCGCTGCTGCTCGTGCTCGCGGCCGGCCTCGCCCTCTGCTACCCCCTGGTCCGCTGGTGCCTGCGCCCGCTGCGGGATGTCGTCGCGGTGATCGCGCACGTCGGCCCGCAGAACCTCGGCCACCGGCTGCGACCCGGTCCGGGCCGGGACGAGCTGGCGGTGCTCGGCCGCACCATCGACGAGATGATGGACCGGATCGCCGTCGGCTACGAAGCGCAGCGCCGGTTCGCCGCCGACGCCTCGCACGAGCTGCGGACACCCCTCGCCGTGCAGCGCACGCTCATCGAGGTCGGGATGGCCGGTGAGCTGAACGCCGACCAGCTCGACCTGCTCACCGGTCAGTTGCTGTCCACGAACGAGCGCAACGAGCGGCTCATCGAAGGGCTGCTGACGCTGAGCGAGAGCGACCGCGGCCTGGTCACGCGGGAACCGCTGCGACTCGACGAGATCACCGCGGACGTGCTGGCCGCGCATCGCGCACGGGCCGCCGATGCCGGGTTGACGATCACCAGCCGGCTTTCCCCGCGTACCGTGATGGGGGAGAAGGTGTTGTTGGAACGCCTCATCACCAATCTGATGCAGAACGCCGTGAAGTACAACAGGCCCGGTGGAACCATCGATGTCCAGGTGGGCAGTGTTCAGGGGGGCGGCGAGCCGGCGCTGATCGTGGCGAACACCGGCGACGACGTGCCTCCGGAGGATGTCGCGGCGCTCTTCGAGCCGTTCCGGAGAAGGGCGGCCACCCGCATCGATCACAGTGGCGGCGCCGGGCTCGGGCTGTCGATCGCGCGATCCATCACGCAGGCCCACGGTGGCCTGATCACCGCCACCTCGACCGGCAAGGACGGCCTGACCGTCGAGGTGGAGTTCCCCCCGGTCAGCTGACGTCCCCGCGCTCCGGCACGAGCGGGAGACGGGAGGCGCTGTCGGCATATTTCACGAGCAACCGGGCCAGCTCCAGCCGCTCGCCCTCCGGCCAGTCGCGGGTGACGAACTCGAACGCCTGCCGGTACTGCCGGCGGAAACGGTCCATCAGCGCGCGGCCGTCGTCGGTCAATCTCACGATGGTACGGCGACCGTCCTGCTGCGAGGCCGCTCGCAGCAGATAGCCATGGGTGATGCAGTCGCTCGCCATCCGGCTGGCCACCGACGGGTCGACGCCGAGCTGGTCGGCGAGGTTGCCGACGGTCACCTCCCGATCGTCGGCCTCGGCCTCCTCGACCAGGTTGAGGACCAGGTTGCGGGTCAGATCCTTGCGGTCGGGAGGCGGGCTCACCGGGGCCTGCATCGTGCGCCGCCGCATCCGGGCGAACGCGCCGCCCACCGCGTCCAGCAGCTGTTGTTCCGAGGTCACCCCGGCAGCGTAGCGCAGAGTGTGCCGCAGCGCATATACGTGCAATGTTGCATGCATCTGCGTACTGTCATTAATGTTCGGCAGGACACGCAAAGTAACGGGAATCGAGGCGGCACCATGAGTACGGCCATCACGAACGTGCGGGTGTTCGACGGCGAGAAGGTCCTGGAGGCGGCCACCGTCGTCATCGACGGCGCGACGATCGCCGGGGTCGGCGGCGAACCACCCGCCGGAGCGGAGATCGTCGACGGCGGCGGCGGGACGCTGCTGCCGGGCCTGATCGACGCGCACACCCACAGCTCCGACGACGCCCTCGCGGTGGCGCTGCGGTTCGGCGTCACCACCGAACTCGAGATGCAGGGCATGAACACCGCGCCGAACCGCGCCCACATCACCGGGAACGACCGGCTCGCGGACGTGCGGTCCGCGGGATTCGGGATCACGCCGCCCGGCGGGCACCCCAGCGAGCTGATGCCCGATGACTTCGAGTTCGGTGGCCCTGACTCCGGTGGCCCTGACTCTGATGGCCCTGACTCCGGTGGCGATCAATCCGGCCCGATGCCTCTGATGCCGTTCGCCACCACGCCGGAGGAGGCGGTCCGCTTCATTCCTCAGCTGATCGAGGCGGGCTCGGACTACATCAAGTTCATGGTCGACGACGGGTCCGTCGAGGGGCACCCCGGCCTGCCGATGCTCGATCAGGCCACTCTCGACGCCGGTGTCGCCGAGGCGCGCCGCCGGGGCATGCTGACGATCGCCCACACCCTCACGGTCGACGCCACCCGGATGGCCCTCGACGCCGGGATCGGCGGCTTCGCCCACCTGTTCATGGACCGGCCGCACACCGCCGAGATCGTCGAACGCATCGCCGCGTCGGGCGCGTTCGTCGTCCCGTGTGTCGTGCTCGACGCCTCCATGATGGGCATCACCGCGTCATCGCTCGCCGACGACCCGCGGGTCGGCCCCCGCCTCGGCGAAGCCTGGACGAACCTGCTGCGCGGCAGCTACGACCGCTACCCGCAGGGCCGGCTCGACGACGTGCTCGCCTCGGTCAAGGCCCTCCACGACGCCGGCGTCGACCTGCTGGCCGGCACCGATGCGGCCCCGTTCCCGCTGCCGTTCATGGCCGGGGTGGCGCACGGCGCGAGCCTCCACCACGAGCTGGGATATCTGGTCCGGGCCGGGCTCACCCCGGTCCAGGCGCTGCGCGCGGCGACCTCGGTGCCGGCCCGCCGTTTCGGGCTCGCCGACCGCGGCCGGATCGCTGCCGGGCTCCGGGCGGACCTGCTGCTCGTCGACGGCGACCCCACCACGCGCATCGGCGACACGCTGAACCTGCGCACCGTCTGGCGGCGCGGCACAGCCCTTTCGTGAAACGCCGAACGGCGGCCCGGCTCGAGTGCGCCGGACCGCCGTTCGTTCGCTTCAGGTCAGAGCGGGCGGATGTTCTCCGCCTGCGGGCCCTTCTGGCCCTGCGTGATCTCGAACTCGACCTTCTGGTTCTCCTCGAGGCTGCGGTAGCCGCTCGACTGAATCGCGGAGAAGTGGGCGAACACGTCAGCGCCGCCGCCGTCCGGGGTGATGAAGCCAAAGCCCTTGTCGGCGTTGAACCACTTCACGACACCAGTAACCATGTCTGCTCCTTAGCAGGCTGCTCAAGATCGCACTGTGCCATCTCGAATGCCGCCGCATTGATCACCCGCGCCGACAGACGAAAAAAGCGCCCGTATGGGCGCTTTAAAAAACGTCTACGGAAAATCAAAACTGCAACGGCGTCTACCCTAGCACGCCTACGGCGCCGGTGGGGTGATGACCGACAGTTCGAGTACTGCCGGGAGTGGCGCGACGCCCGGACCCCCGTCCCGAACCCAGCCGACCAGGTCATTGAGCACCACATCGTCGTGGACCAGACCGAACCAGACCGGCTTCGCGCCCGCGCGCCGCGCCACCGGATCCGGCTGCACCACGACCACGTTCGACTGCGAGCACACGTCCAGGCACTGACTGGTCCGCACCCGATGCTCCGGCTCCAGGGCGCCACGCAGCGCACGGAGCTGGCCGTCGTGATCCACCGACGGGTGTTTGCGCAGGCTGCCGCAACAGCAGTCCCGGCACACCGTCACCGTGCTACCCAAAGTCCATCCCCTCGTCCGGAAGATCATCTCAGGCCCGGGCGTCGGCCGCCGCGAGCCCCGCGCGCATCGCCTCCCGCGCGGCCTCGTCCCACGGCCCGGAGGCGGCCAGCGGGATCTCGGTCATGAAACGCCGTTCGGCCTCCGGAATCCGTGCGACGACGAGGTCCGGGTCGGACTCGGCGCAGGCGTAGAGGGCCGGGCCGTCCGCGTAGTAGAGGTCGACGACGAGCCGGCCGTCCGCGGCTCGCATGGCGTTCGCGGGTTGTGGTCCAGTGGGCCGCACCAGGGCAGCTCGCGCGCAGCAGGGCGCGCTGCTCGTCGCGATGGCCGGGCGGAGTCATGGGCCGAGCGTAGGCCGGTGCGGGCAAGATCACCCTGGAGCTGAAGGGGACTTGGTGCGCACCAACGCCTCGACGCGGATCGGCACCCGTTCTCGGGTCGCTCGGCGATCGGTACGGGCACCGCCGCATGCTGCTCGTATCGCTCGGCGTGTTCACCGCCGGAGGTGTGCTGTCACCGGCCACCACATCGTTCCCGGTGCTGGTCGCGGGCCGGGTGCTGCAGGGCGCGTCGACGGCGTCGTTCCCGCTGGCCCTCGCGATCGTCCGCCGGCACCTGGCGCCGGCTGATCCGCCGGCCGGCCGCGGGGTGGCACGTCGCGGAACCGGAGAAGGCGGATCACCTCGGCAGGGCGCCGGCCCTACGGTTGAGGTAGCGCTGCTCGGGCAGGCTCGCCGTCAGCCGGGCGGCCGTCCGGTACTGCTCTCTCGCCGCATCCGGGTCGCCGGCCATCTCCAGCAGGTGGGCCCGGACGGCGTGCAGGCGGTGGTGGCGGTGCAGGGCGGGGTCGGAGGTCAGGGGTTCGGTCATCGCCAGGCCGGCTGCCGGGCCGTGGGCCATCGCCACCGCCACGGCGTGGTTCAGCGTGACGGCCGGGCTCGGGGCCACCCGGCCGAGCATGTCGTACAGGGCGCTGATCTGCAGCCAGTCGGTCTTCTCGTAGTTCTCCGCCTCGGCGTGCACGGCGGCGATCGCTGCCTGCAGCTGGAACCGGCCGACGTGACCGCGGGGCAGGGTGCGTTCCAGCAGGTCGACGCCCTCGGCGATCAGGTCGGCGCGCCAGAGCGAGCGGTCCTGGTCGGCGAGGGTGATCAGGTCGCCGGCGGCGTCGGCCCGGGCCGGTGACCGGGCGTGGGTGAGCAGGGTCAGGGCCAGCGCGCCGGCCACCTCGGCGTGGTCGGGCAGCGCGGCGGACAGCTGCCGGAGCAACCGGATCGCCTCCTCGGCGAGCCGGACGTCGAGGAGCGTCTCGCCGGACGTCCGCGCGTAGCCCTCGGTGAAGACCAGGTGGCAGACGTCGAGGACCGCCGCCACCCGCCCCGGCATCTCGTCGGCGGACGGCATGGCGAACCGGGCGCCGGCCTGGCGCAGCATCGTCCGTGCCCGGGTGAGACGCTGCGTCATCGTGCGGACCGGCACCAGGTAGGCGGCTGCGATCTCCGGCACGCTGAGACCGGCCACCGAGCGCAGGCAGAGCGCCACCTGCGACGGCCTGGTCAGCGCCGGATGGCAGCAGAGGAAGAACAGCCGCAGCGTGTCGTCGTGGTCGGCGCCGGCCGGCTCGTCGGCCGCTTCGGGCCGTTGCGCGGCGTCCAGCGTCTCCCGTCGTGCCCTCGCCGCCTGGGACCGCGCCCGGTCGATCAGCTTGCGCGAAGCAACGGTGATCAGCCACGCGCGCGGCGCGTCGGGCATGCCCTCGACCGGCCACTGGATCGCCGCCGCCTCGGCGGCGTCCTGCAGCGCCTCCTCGCAATCGCCGAGGTCACCGTAGCGGCGCAGCAGCGCCCCGAGCACGTGCGGCGCCTCCCGGCGCCACACGTCACCCAGAACATCGCTCACTGGTCGTCGCCGCCCGGCCACATCAGCGGGCGCAGCTCCACCGTCTCGCCGGGGCCGGAGAACCGGGCGGCGACCTGCTCGGCGCGTTCCCGGTTCTCCACGTCGACCAGGAAGAAGCCGGCGAGGTGTTCCTTCGACTCCGAGTACGGCCCGTCGGCGGCGAGCGGCTCGCCGTCGCGCCAGCGGTACAGCCGGGCGTCGGCCGGGTCGCCGAGCGCCTCACCGCCGAGCAGCTCACCGTTCGCGCTCAGCTCGGCCATCACCGTCTCGAACTCGGCGTTGAGCCGGGCCCGGACCTCGCCCGGCAACGCCTGGTGGTCGGCGAGGTAGTCGCTCGTCGGGTGGCCCCAGGGCTGCGGGTTCGAGTGGATCAGGATGACGTACTTCATCGATCGGTCCTCCAGCGGGCGGCGACGGCCGTTCCGTCGCTCACGGGGTACGTCGGAGCGGCGGAACGGATGTCGACACACTATTGCTGAAGTTTCTCCACGAGGCGTTCCCGGCGCTGAAGCAGCACGTCGAGGACGGCCTCGTTCTCGGCGATGCCGGTCAGCTCGGTGGCCAGTTCCTCGTTCTCGATGATGCCCTCGGACTCGGCACCGTCCTCGCCGCGGCGGGCCTGGGCGTCCCCGCCCAGCCGGCGCAGCTCGGCGATCTCGGCGTCCAGGTCCTGGATCTGCTGGCGGAGCTGCTCGGGCGTGGTTGCGTCA comes from the Actinoplanes sp. OR16 genome and includes:
- a CDS encoding response regulator transcription factor, with protein sequence MRVLVADDEQLLADTVAQGLRRLSMAVDVVYDGDAAFERLGVNRYDVAVLDRDMPGRTGDDLCRWIVESLDNTKILLLTAAAGIRDRVEGLGLGADDYLTKPFAFAELAARVQALSRRSAAALPPVLEQDGIVLDSTRHTASRDGDLLSLSSKEFAVLHVLLRAGGRVVSSEELLEQAWDEHADPFTNTVRMTVMTLRRKLGDPPVLHTVRRAGYRLGV
- a CDS encoding RNA polymerase sigma factor, with the translated sequence MSDVLGDVWRREAPHVLGALLRRYGDLGDCEEALQDAAEAAAIQWPVEGMPDAPRAWLITVASRKLIDRARSQAARARRETLDAAQRPEAADEPAGADHDDTLRLFFLCCHPALTRPSQVALCLRSVAGLSVPEIAAAYLVPVRTMTQRLTRARTMLRQAGARFAMPSADEMPGRVAAVLDVCHLVFTEGYARTSGETLLDVRLAEEAIRLLRQLSAALPDHAEVAGALALTLLTHARSPARADAAGDLITLADQDRSLWRADLIAEGVDLLERTLPRGHVGRFQLQAAIAAVHAEAENYEKTDWLQISALYDMLGRVAPSPAVTLNHAVAVAMAHGPAAGLAMTEPLTSDPALHRHHRLHAVRAHLLEMAGDPDAAREQYRTAARLTASLPEQRYLNRRAGALPR
- a CDS encoding amidohydrolase family protein — its product is MSTAITNVRVFDGEKVLEAATVVIDGATIAGVGGEPPAGAEIVDGGGGTLLPGLIDAHTHSSDDALAVALRFGVTTELEMQGMNTAPNRAHITGNDRLADVRSAGFGITPPGGHPSELMPDDFEFGGPDSGGPDSDGPDSGGDQSGPMPLMPFATTPEEAVRFIPQLIEAGSDYIKFMVDDGSVEGHPGLPMLDQATLDAGVAEARRRGMLTIAHTLTVDATRMALDAGIGGFAHLFMDRPHTAEIVERIAASGAFVVPCVVLDASMMGITASSLADDPRVGPRLGEAWTNLLRGSYDRYPQGRLDDVLASVKALHDAGVDLLAGTDAAPFPLPFMAGVAHGASLHHELGYLVRAGLTPVQALRAATSVPARRFGLADRGRIAAGLRADLLLVDGDPTTRIGDTLNLRTVWRRGTALS
- a CDS encoding cold-shock protein; this translates as MVTGVVKWFNADKGFGFITPDGGGADVFAHFSAIQSSGYRSLEENQKVEFEITQGQKGPQAENIRPL
- a CDS encoding HAMP domain-containing sensor histidine kinase, translating into MSRRILLLCGLLLAGGQLARPVAEWLLTFWFQFGPPWCLTEPGRVPDGGPCLVLYKYPSLVHYIALLLVLAAGLALCYPLVRWCLRPLRDVVAVIAHVGPQNLGHRLRPGPGRDELAVLGRTIDEMMDRIAVGYEAQRRFAADASHELRTPLAVQRTLIEVGMAGELNADQLDLLTGQLLSTNERNERLIEGLLTLSESDRGLVTREPLRLDEITADVLAAHRARAADAGLTITSRLSPRTVMGEKVLLERLITNLMQNAVKYNRPGGTIDVQVGSVQGGGEPALIVANTGDDVPPEDVAALFEPFRRRAATRIDHSGGAGLGLSIARSITQAHGGLITATSTGKDGLTVEVEFPPVS
- a CDS encoding MarR family winged helix-turn-helix transcriptional regulator, with the translated sequence MTSEQQLLDAVGGAFARMRRRTMQAPVSPPPDRKDLTRNLVLNLVEEAEADDREVTVGNLADQLGVDPSVASRMASDCITHGYLLRAASQQDGRRTIVRLTDDGRALMDRFRRQYRQAFEFVTRDWPEGERLELARLLVKYADSASRLPLVPERGDVS
- a CDS encoding trypsin-like serine protease, which gives rise to MRGLFALLAVLTTVFAAPQPAAAIAGGEDARTGAYAFSVLLTMTGLPADGGGTRDSSCSGALIAPRWVITAGHCFRDASGDRVSRTVAEQTTAIIGRTDVQSDAGYEVTVVDVHQADHTDVALAELADPVTGITPIPLATASPTGGEVLRLTGFGLLGDGTPARRMQTGLFTVGHVDPVTLEASGRSPRPDTSPCPHDSGGPYFREKPLALVAVVSTGPGCPHPGPDYSARVDNLTDWITDTTADRPLPSYALAAAALLAVVLAAVSRPLLRTAGVDRGLSSPAARR
- a CDS encoding YciI family protein: MKYVILIHSNPQPWGHPTSDYLADHQALPGEVRARLNAEFETVMAELSANGELLGGEALGDPADARLYRWRDGEPLAADGPYSESKEHLAGFFLVDVENRERAEQVAARFSGPGETVELRPLMWPGGDDQ